The DNA sequence GCTCTTACAGATTGATGCAACACCACGGTAtcagtgctgttacagatcGATCCCAGACCATGTTAtcagtgctgttacagatcGATGCCACACCATGGTAtcagtgctgttacagatcGATCCCAGACCATGTTAACAGTGCTGTTACAGATCGATGCCACGCCATGGTAtcagtgctgttacagatcGATGCCACACCATGTTAtcagtgctgttacagatcGATCCCAGACCATGTTAACAGTGCTCTTACAGATTGATGCAACACCACGGTAtcagtgctgttacagatcGATCCCAGACCACGGTAtcagtgctgttacagatcGATGCAATGCCACAGTATCAGTGCTCTTACAGATTGATGCAACACCACGGTAtcagtgctgttacagatcGATCCCAGACCATGTTAtcagtgctgttacagatcGATGCCACACCATGGTAtcagtgctgttacagatcGATCCCAGACCATGTTAACAGTGCTGTTACAGATCGATGCCACGCCATGGTAtcagtgctgttacagatcGATGCCACACCACGTTATCAATGCTGTTACAGATCGATGCAATGCAACGGTAtcagtgctgttacagatcAATGCCACGCCATGGTATCAGTACTGTTACAGATCGATGCAACACCATGGTATCGGTGCTGTTACAGATCGATGCAATGCTACGGTACCAGTGCTGTTGCAGATCAATGCCACGCCATGGTAtcagtgctgttacagatcGATCCCAGACCATGTTAACAGTGCTGTTACAGATCGATGCAACACCACGGTAtcagtgctgttacagatcGATGCAACACCACGGTAtcagtgctgttacagatcGATGCCACACCATGGTAtcagtgctgttacagatcGATCCCAGACCATGTTAtcagtgctgttacagatcGATGCCACACCATGGTAtcagtgctgttacagatcGATCCCAGACCATGTTAtcagtgctgttacagatcGATCCCACACCATGGTTtcagtgctgttacagatcGATCCCACACCATGTTAtcagtgctgttacagatcGATGCCACACCATGGTAtcagtgctgttacagatcGATGCCACACCATGGTAtcagtgctgttacagatcGATCCCACACCATGGTTtcagtgctgttacagatcGATCCCACACCATGGTAtcagtgctgttacagatcGATCCCACACCATGGTTtcagtgctgttacagatcGATCCCACACCATGGTAtcagtgctgttacagatcGATCCCACACCATGGTTtcagtgctgttacagatcGATCCCACACCATGTTAtcagtgctgttacagatcGATGCCACACCATGTTAtcagtgctgttacagatcGATCCCACACCATGGTAtcagtgctgttacagatcGATTCCACACCATGGTAtcagtgctgttacagatcGATCCCACACCATGGTAtcagtgctgttacagatcGATCCCACACCATGGTAtcagtgctgttacagatcGATCCCACACCATGTTAtcagtgctgttacagatcGATGCCACACCATGTTATCACCATTATTGCAGGTATACTCACCTCACGACCACAACCTTTTGTTCTGGTGTAGTAACCCTGGGGGTAATGCATTAGTCAGAAAGCACGCGCTAAATCCTAATATAGCCAGTGACATCACAGCCCAGTAACATCACTGACAAATAATCTTAGTTTAAATTCATGAGATTCTCCTTACAgctaaaagtacatatttccaATGGTATGTATAATTTGTCTGTAAACTGTAACCCCACAGGTACCTGCACGCGCTGTACTTGGGCGCCCAGAGTCGCTGGCGGGGGGGCCGTGAGCGACAGCACTTCTACCTGCGCATGCTGTTCGAGAGCGCAGACGTCAGTATGCTGCGTCTGCTGGAGAGTTTCCTGAAGAGCGCCCCCCAGCTGGTGCTGCAGCTTAGCATCATGGTGCACAGCCAGCGCGTCCTGCCCCTGCAGGGTGAGGCAGCTGCCCGGCCGCACATTGCACCCTGCTCCTCTCCCCTtcccactcatccatccattgccattctcctcctccctccctccctctgttcTCCAGGCCTGTCAGCCTCGGCCTCCCTGGTGTCTCTGGCCTGGATGATGGCCTCCTACCAGAAGGTGCTCCGTGACTCTCGGGACGACAAAGCGCCTATGTCCTACAAGGCAGCGGTGGTGCAGATGCTGTGGCACCTATTCTCCATCGGAGCCCGGGCAGCCGCCTTTGCCCTCTTCGCCTCCGTGTTTCAGCTCTACTTTGGCATCTTCGTGGTGGCGCACTGGTGCCTCATGACCTTCTGGATCATCCAGGGTGAGACGGACTTCTGCATGTCCAAGTGGGAGGAGATCGTCTACAACATGATGGTGGGCATCGTCTATGTGTTCTGCTGGTTCAATGTGCGTGAGGGCGGTGCCCGCTGCCGGCTGCTCACCTACTGCACCGTGGAGCTGGCGGAGAATGCGGCACTCACCGCACTCTGGTACCTGCACCGCGGCCCGTTCACCTCGGACTTCTGCGCCCTGCTGGTGCTCTGCGTGGTGGCCTGCAGCCAAGCCCTAGGGACCTTCTTCATGCTGGTCTACTACTGCCTGTTGCATCCTGATGGCCACGCCCAATGGGGTTGCATCCGTGGTGGGGCAGATGAATCTTGCGACACCACACCCCAGTTGGGGGTGGAGACTGCTATAACACCGGCCCCGCCCCCGGACGTGATTGCCAGGAGCCCCCCTAGAACCCTTCCGAGGACTACGGGGGCGGAGGGCGGGGATAAGGATGGTGTGCTGCCCATCTTTCAGGTGCGGCCCGGTCCAGCCCCCTGTGCCCCAGCAGCTCTCCATACACCCCGAATGGAGGGGCCCGTCATCCGGATTGACCTCCCCAGGAAGAAGTACCCAGCCTGGGACGCGCACTTCATTGACCGCAGGTTGCGCAAAACCATCCTGATGCTGGAGAGCACGTCGCCCTCTACCCCCCGTCTGCAGTATCGCAGCCTGACTTCCCCAAAGGAAGTGACCGAGTATGAGACCACCGTGTGATCGTCTCCCAAGGGCGTCTTGCACTCACACTCGCTCACCAGAGTCACGGCAGGGTAATCGTGCTCATGTACGCTACCCCCAATGATCCACGCATGAAGGGGCCGTCTCACTCCCTGCTGGTACCCACAAGCGTGCAGCAGAGGACCCAGATGGGGAAAAATAAAAGGTCAAAGGTAAAAGGTTGAGGATCAACTTCCAAGGAAAGCCCACTGATCAATACTCAGAGGGACTAAGGTCAGAACCCTAGAGATGGGGTCACGGGGGGCAGTCACGTCAGGGGACAATGTTTGGACTTTCAGCAGGGACCTCACATGGGTCTCAGACCCCCAAAGAGCAAATGGGACATTGTGGCAGCATTGATCAGGCCACAAACACACTATTCAGATGTCATGTGTTAGCCCgtgtgattggctcagatttgTTATTTGATTTTACTTTGTTGCAATCTTTATTACATTGTTTACATGTACCTATTTATATTTGATTTTCTATTATTTTTTACCCTGTGGAAATGTGATAGATATGACATTATTATGGTATGgctattatatatacatatgatttatttattgtatGTATATATTGGAAGGATGTTTGTTCGTTTGTTTGCTTGCTTGTTTTTGGGTTAGACGTTAGATACTGAAGGCAGGAAGCAGAGAAACAGGTATGTTTGAATAAAGGAAGATAGAACTGTGTGAAAAATGTAGTTGGAGAAATATCACAGTAAAACAGGCTGAGAGGACAGCCTTCGAAGCAGAATAAGCATGTGTGGACCCTCTGTGAAATAGCAAAATTAGCCACCCAGCTTGGGGAGGGACAGTGACTCAGTGAGAAGTGGTGTTACCCTGCAGCTTCAGGTTGTGGTTTTGGGTTTGAATCCTAAGcttgctgtgtgtatgtgtgtctgtgtgtgtctgtgtgtgtctgtgtgtgagcgggtagacacaatgtccccataacatgataaatatccattttttttcccttatggggaccgggttcctggtccccataagggaaaactctattttataaagcaatgactgctatgaaaaaactaaaaatgcaaaaactcttgtattttgcttggttacttatggttatggttagagcagggtgggggttaaggttgtcatagttagcattagcatttttcccatagaagtgaatgagcggggcCCCATtcggataggtataccctacgtgtgtgtgtgtgtgtgtgtgtgtgtgtgtgtgtgcgcacgtgcACATGCCCATTCATGCTGTATCATTCACCTTTCCCCTGGATTCCTTCTACAGCTAATTTAGCTAACTGACATTTCTAAATTTCCTGTGTGTGAACTTCAGTGTCACCCAGACTGATGCCCTGCACCGTCATAATGAAGATGGACGAGTTCATATCCTACAGCTCTGAGGATCCATATTGTTGTAATACGTCACGTAGGCAGACGTCTCACCTCACCCAGTTCGTTCATCATATATGACAGCGCCATCACAACTTCTGTGGAGTGGTACTTGTAGATCACACGGAGGGCCCATGTGCTATTGCATATTAAGACCCTGCTGCTGCCACTGACTTTTTCTAGGGCTGCATTTTATGTACAAATCATTTTAAGGAAGCAAAAACCTCTCTCCAGGCTATTTGTCAGTTTGCAGCAGTAGCTGACAGCTTAACGTCTGCCGTATAAATGCTAAGATTCATTTTCATAAAAGCCTCACACTGTTTGACGACACCTCCACAGACAGTGTGGATTGTGGCACCCGTCGTCCGCATGCCGTCCCACTGCCTTGACCCAGGGAGGTTTCTCTGTCTCCTCATTTTTCTAGCTACGCGTGTCTTGCAGTTTGTTCTACTTTAGCTCAGTGCTCAAGGGCTTTAGATTGATATTCAGAACTGGAAGAAAAGAGAGTAAAAGCACCCTAAGGCCCTGCGAATGAATGTCTTGTGTTCTGttgtacttttttatttttgaggtGGAACAGGCAATTATTTTggcaagacttttgtacagagCCTGGGGCTTTGCACCAAACAGGCAGAAGGACTCACTCTCGCCTCTTCATTCCAAATGTGAAATCTCAGAAAAGCTCAGATTGGCTGTTGAAATCCAGTTTAGCACTTTGTGTGATCTTGAAAGTGAAACAGACGCTTCATTTTTCAACCTCAATCAAATCACTCAACTAGTAAACGTCTACATAGCCAGAGCATCAGAGACTGATGTGGCCATTTGTCCCCCATCCATAAAGGACCCCTCCCTAATCCTTTTGGGCttaaaatttaattcaatatagcCGCAAATTCGAGGACAGGCAGAAAGACAAAAGCTAGTCCTTTGAAGTCATACTGGAAACAAACAAGCATGACCGACCATAAGAAGCATTACTACAGGCACAAAGAAACATTAAATAATGGAATGAAAAAATTGTCAAATTGCCAGTTGCCATGGTGGCAGGCAAGCTGGATTCATAGGGCTGTGCCtcaggggggtgggagggagggaggggccaATAGTATATaggggcatgtgtgtgtggggtggagggggcaGCTATGCTCTGGAGCTGGTCCActatcccgcccccccccaacacacacacacacatgtcctgTAAAGAGTGATTGAACAGATGCAAAATTTCAAACTTCTTGAGGTcccctcagttttataaaaaaaaaaatctgtgaatgcaatcgaaaaactaaaaatgcaaaaataatgtTATTGGCAGAGGTGGCAATATCAGGTCCAGACAGTACAAGTCCAGACTAAGATTTCGtttcaaccagttgagcataaagagtcacagtcacagagtactcaactggttggttgtagcaaaatcttggtctggatttgtgctcTCTGCACctcaaatctccacctctgcttattGGAGAGGGAGGCACTATGTTGAAGGTAGCTCCCTTATTTCAAAGCATAACACTGCCTCCCTATGGCCATATGTGGTACTTCCATGTGTTGAGCCTATTTAATCATTCAAAAGCAGCCACCTACACTGTAATTGATGTAAGGACCAAATGTCCTCCGCAATgtaaaaaaactgttatttttatgttttggggaacatttttcaggtccccacaaagatctgtgaatgcaatcaaaaagctaaaaatggtCTGGGTAAGGGTCATGTTTGgagtagagttttccccatagaaatgaatggagagtccccacgaaagGGTGTGTGTggtggagtgtgtgtgagtaGCGGGGTGGTATAGTGGTGCAGTAATTGgcattattgcctcacacctctgggtactccagtcccccccccccccccccacagttcaaaaaacaggctgaggctaattagagttaccAAGTTGCCggtaggtgccccccccccgtgaccctgaataggacaagtggtttcagaaaatggatggatggatggatggatggatggatggatggatatattctgAGGTGTGAAGAACCTGTAGTTATACACATTTTTACCATCAGTACTTTACAGCTGTTGGACAAAATTAGTTAACTGTGTCAGAGGCAGCCTAGAGATTTGGTTTTGGAGGTTCCCACTTCAGTGAATTATATTTCAATTTTGACCATAAatcttgttggggggggggggagacatagGCCACGTCACTGAATATGGTATATAGATGATGCACAACCCCCTTGACATGAATTCACAAAAACTATTTGCGCTAGGATGGTGCAATGATCTCTCCTTTTATTACGGTTCTGTACTTTTTATAAGGTTACAATATTAGTTGTAGCTAATCCTTTTTAGGTTACAGCAGATAGTATCAGAGCATATTGTTATTGTTCATAATGTAATCAGCTGGGGACGCCCCTTTAGAGAACCAGATGCACATATGTGAATTATTAACACACGATGATGTTATGTTTGTGTGACTGAGTCATTGAGTTATATGGGGAGTTTTAATGTCAGGATCGTTCAAAATCATTTCTTTCTAAAATTCCTGTTTATGTCGATGTGAGGGCTTTCAGTTACACCCCCACTCCTTCAATTTCCATGCAGCAGGTAGCACCAACATGCTGTCTTCATCATCAAAATACTTTGAGGGGAATCCTACCACTGAGCTTGAGGGACGTATTTGTGTAAATCATCCCTAAGTAAATAGCATGTAAAACTGTTCACTGGGCAAGTTGGCTTTGATAATATGAATTAAGCATTATGCAGCCATTAATTCTCTATAcacacttgtcctattcaaggtcacaagggtccagagcctatcctagaagccattggcacaaagcagggaataatccAAGATGGGGCGCCAATGGATTGCAGGATGCACACATGGGAAATTCAGCAATTACAATTAACCTACCATGTCTTTTGCGCttcggggggaaaccagagaagccGGAGGAAATCCCATGAAGATACAGGAagggcatgcaaactccacgtaGGTAGAGCTGGGGTGGAGGCACAAACCCCTGTCCCAGGGCTGTGAGGCAACAGGATTAAGAACTACTTAATAAAATGGTTTCTGCACATGGGTAAAGCGCCATTTTAACCGACAGAGCAAAGCATTATGTCTGTCTTGAATGACTACAGAGTATCTCAAACAGCAACAGTGCATCACCTGACACACTCTGATTACAGGTTTGTCACCCTTCGCACCATGGGAATTTGACAGCCCAATTCCCCACTGAGAATTCGAGCTAGAAAGGATAAAATGACTAAAAGGGTCCAGAATTATACAACAACCATTAGACATCTATAAAAATCATAGCATTTCTAAGTTTGTTGACGAACCCTAATTTAGGGAACTGGGGTTAAAGGGTCTCTTGTAAAGTTTGAAAAAGGCTATCAAACCCAGCTAAACTGTGGTTTCCCTAGATACGGGGGTGTTTTTACTCTCATAAAAACACCTTTGAGTGTTTGTTAAAGTCATAACCTTTCTGACTCTAACCCTAGCTAGCGATTGGTAAGGCTggtcaatcaaaaaaaaaaagtcaattcCGAATCAAGGAGTTGGGGATTGATAGTCGATTCCAAAGACTTAAAAATATGAGCAAAAGGATCCCCATACTACCCACAGAGTAGTATGAATGACAATGGATTTTGATATTTTCgaatcttgattttttttttttttatgcaatcTTTTTTTGGTAAGTATATTTTGTAAAATTAGATACATAATGTCACGATCGGGTTCGAAAGGGCGGGCGATCGCGCTGGTATGCGTTCAGGCGAGCGAgcaagaagcaggcaggcaggcaaagcaCGGGGTACactggggatttattcaagGACAGGAAACAGATACTGGGGAACATCTACTCACGccaacgaacatcaatgacagacaagggaaacaggtaagaccaggactttaaTTAGACAAGACCAatcaaagtaaatggacaaagttggagacgatcagggaagcacacgtgggtaatcagggggcgtggcacacacgaggagcggacgagccgggtcatgacacatAACAATATTCCTCATTATTTATGTCACGTGCACAGTTCGTACTAAAATGACATGGCGACGATTTCCTTAATAGGGTTTTTTTTCTCATTGATATATACACTTAATTGTTCTCTGTTCTATTACCCAACTCCCAGAAAACCCtacaattttttaaaaacatagTCGTCTACCAAAATGCAAATATTACTGATAAAattcagtgacataactaaatataagtcaaataggcactccctctctctccttggGATGAGTGGTCTTCAAATGTTATATCAAAGAAAAAGTTTTATAAAAAActttataatttatatattataaatactgcatttcactttattttgtgccgtGTATAAAGTAAAATTTCGCCAAACTATTGCGAATGTTGTGTTGATGGTGCAATTTCTAAATTAACTCACTTCTGACACCTCACTTCTAATCACATAATCActttttcattcatttgtaCTTTTGTCATAAATTGAGGTAAACAACGACTCTAATTGGATGCAAAAAATCTGACCCAGGGAGGGTGTCAACGTGACAATACCATAGCGATCAAACGAGGAGTTTGATCTGGAGTTGACTCTCGATTCCTAGCCCCAGCATTTGTTGTTAAAATAACACGGCGATTCTCACAGATGTGCTAGCAgaaattagcacatagtaaaCCATGATATACACCGTGTGAACAATAAATAAGCATCTCTTCGCTCTCCAAACCCAGCAACGCCTTTACTCAGCCAACCCTTCTTTAGTGGAAAACCAAAACGAGCTGGAACGTAACTAGTGTCTCTTCGCGGTACAGCTCGGGTACTGCGAGGTTATTGGTGGGAGGGAGGAGTGTCGTTAGGGTTACACAACACGCCCTTGGAAAAATTGAAAAATATTATCAGTCCCAGCTAAATTGTGGTTTCTCTGCtcatgttccctgctttgtttgAAAATTATGATAGAGTACCCTTTTGCACTCTATCATAATTTTGTACAGCTCAAAATATATTGTTCTACATGTACCTGTGCGGCATGGTGCCTCAGTGATTATTACTGTAGCCtcccttttcctccttttccttCTGCACTCCAACAACATCAATTCTGTAGCCAGGACAATGATGGAAAATATCTAAGACTCTAtccaaatatgtaaatagcgaTATTGCAAACAAACATACAACACACAACTGCAGCAATAAAGAAGGcggaaatatttttatttcctcAGACACTTCAGAGAGgttcagaaggtggcagcagtaCTCACTTCTACAAATGCACAATGGTGTCCGTTGTGACTGGATGCATTAAATTGTGACATAATAGATATTCAACATGGGACAGCAGAGCACTGTAGAGGGAGGTGAAGACTGCTCAGGCCGTCATCAGGACACATCTGCCTTCATTTACACTGCACACTATCTCAGAAGAGCAGGCAACAGCACATACCCTCTGGCAGAATTCTGGCATACAATCAGCACAAAGAACACAAGGTTCAGAAACAATTTTTACAGTTTCGACAAAGAACGTATTACGCTAAAAGCTGAAACTTGATCCCCACAGACTTTAGTGACAAGTCTGTGTCCCTACCACCTTGTCAAGTACAGGTATTATATTCGATGCCATTGACGCGATTGTTCGTTATTATATAGCCGTCTATGGTACCGATGCCAgtttgtttatttgtgtgtACCCTTGGAAACACATAAGATAGCATGAAATTCTAGCTGTTGTTATACACAAAAACAATTTTCCTATACTGTCAGCGATGCGCAGTACTAGGACATAGTCGTAAACATTAACAGGGTATAGATCAATTTTCTTATTAAATAAGTTACATTCAATTTAACAAAAGCAATCCGTGGCCAATAGAATCACCGAAAATTGCGAGTTTTGTATAATCTATTGCTGTCAACCAATAGGACGGCAGTGGGCGGGGCGAAGCCCTCGAGCCGGTAAAATGCTTTCCGTTTGCATGCACTTCACTTTCAGTTCAAGAATGGCGGCGCCTGCCGCTTGTGGTTCACGCAGTATGACAGGCAACAATACGGGAAAACCCAATAAAGAACGCATAAGAAAAAGTAAGGACTCGCGGCGGCGCCAGGCAGCCTTGCTGTttcttaaaaacatatctttagATGGACGCCCCATTTACGGTTTGGGTAACGGGAACCCCAGTCAAAGTGAACCCGAGTTCCGAGCTCTGGACGCCCCGGCAATGGTGGCCGGTCTGCCGCGGTCTGCAACGAGTAGCTGTGCAGCCTTCAGCGACCTGTCACCCTCCGTGAGCGGGGGAGTCGCCACTCCCGGGACGAGGATCGTGGTCGTCAACCAGGCGCCTAGTTATGTTCCCTCTGCCGTGGCAGGCTTCAGTACTGCGTGCAGCAGCGAGGCGCTCTTGGAAGGGGGAAGACTCGCTCCGGGCTCCTCACAAGGGACGGTCCTTTCACTGTCTGGGATACAATCGAATCCCCATCTAACAACCAATAAGTTGCCGGCGGCGCCGACGGCTCAAAGTGACACTATCGCGTCGCTGGATGCGCGGCAAAAGTAAGTCAAATGCTGTGTTTGCGAATAATAACGCAGTGTTAATCCTCCAGTCGACTTCACGACTACAAGCGCAGAAAAAGATCCCGTTCGCGATTCGCTCCACCTGTCAAAGTGTTTACATTGGGCAGCTAGTGTAAACCACGGTGTCTTCCACAGTGATCGACCTGGATGGTACGACCGATACTGTTGTGATTTTTAGAAAACAAGGTTATTAAGCTCTATTTTATTTTGATCGCCAAACAGAACAACGATCTGCTTTGTTTAACAAAGCAGGCATGTCACTGGCTACAGCCGGAGCTAAGGCGTTGCTTGAGTATTTTGAGTGAACACCTTGGCAACGTTTTAACCTGGAGTGGTGTGTTTACCTCTTCCGATGCCAAGATAGTATGATTATTTAATGATAGGCACCGCAGAGCAGTGAAGTCTTTTTCTAAAATTAAGCAGACGCACCTTCCGCTTGCTAATTCCGGGTTAGACTGGAAAGCGATATAGCCTCGGCGAGATGCACAGATCTGCGTGCCTTTTCGGGCAGCAGCCGGGAAACGCGAGCCCATCGGACCGGCCCTTCTGCTTGTCATTGGGTTCGCTTTATTCTAGGCATAATTACTGGAGCGACCCATACTACATTCACACTTAAGCCAGTACGTTGCCAGTCAACCTTAACCTGCAATATCCGCTTGGCTCTCTGCGCCTCTCTTTAAGTCGCATTTTTCTACCTTGTTACAAATGCCAGTGTTGAACCTGTTGAAAAGTCCCTCTGCAAGCGCCAAGTCTCCGTAATTCACTGTGACGAGTTAGATGACAGatttatttactgtatttccccCTTCAGAGTATCTCACACTTTTACATTCCTTTTAAATATGTGGATGACCAATGATTTTTAGTTTAAGGAATGATGCTTAATTTTTACTTGTGGGACATTAAGGTATCGTTGGATAAAAGAGTAATCTAATCAATTGAGTACTGTAATACAGTGCGGGAATTGTCCCCTTTTGTGCAGTTCAGAAAGGGACacatttgtgtatttatatCATGAATGGTTTTATCGAAGTTAACTTaaggttttttatatatataatttttattatgcTGCTCTAACCCTCCCAAGGAAACCAACAAAAGTTACTGAGGTTTGGCTACTTGAACTGGAAGCCATCGTGTACAAAATGACTTGTATTCAGACATTGCTGAAAGCCAAGGAAAGTGTTTGTGTTGAGGTTTGTGGGCAAGAGGAATACGCTGAGATCCTGCTCTGCAGCTGTTCTTCACTTCATTAATCAACAAGAGTAGAGTGTGTGTTTAAACCTTCCTCGAATGGTTACTTCGACTTGTATGTGTTTCATAGTCATGGGGAATAATATTTATCCATGAAAAGTCAATGAAGATCACAAGTATGTTAGCTGCATTGTAGGTTTATTTATTAATGGACAATAAGACTACAGACCAGCAAAGTCATCAAAGGGTGGATTACAGATCAGCAATATTTGTGGGTGTAGTGGCTTTTCAGCCATCTTTGTGGGTGTGGCTTTTCAGCCATCTTTGTGGGTGTGGCTTTTCAGCCATCTTTGTGGGTGTGGCTTTTCAGTCCACCCTGGTCTAACTCCTCTAACTCCTAACACCCTCCTCTGAACATCAGGGGCTGCATGATGCT is a window from the Brienomyrus brachyistius isolate T26 chromosome 8, BBRACH_0.4, whole genome shotgun sequence genome containing:
- the LOC125748199 gene encoding XK-related protein 7-like — encoded protein: MAAKSDGAAASLPSETPSRCLPSPEQCPPRFQHARRHYSLLDCCWVLCALMVFFTDGATDLWLAADYYLRRDYGWFVLTLAFVVVPSTVVQVLSFRWFIYDYSEMDGGGDGGAPAAEAVGTDVPGGGDFSTRDSVRRGAGGAAGDDTLPGVGGASNRPSSCCRACMWIFQSVVHILQLGQVWRYLHALYLGAQSRWRGGRERQHFYLRMLFESADVSMLRLLESFLKSAPQLVLQLSIMVHSQRVLPLQGLSASASLVSLAWMMASYQKVLRDSRDDKAPMSYKAAVVQMLWHLFSIGARAAAFALFASVFQLYFGIFVVAHWCLMTFWIIQGETDFCMSKWEEIVYNMMVGIVYVFCWFNVREGGARCRLLTYCTVELAENAALTALWYLHRGPFTSDFCALLVLCVVACSQALGTFFMLVYYCLLHPDGHAQWGCIRGGADESCDTTPQLGVETAITPAPPPDVIARSPPRTLPRTTGAEGGDKDGVLPIFQVRPGPAPCAPAALHTPRMEGPVIRIDLPRKKYPAWDAHFIDRRLRKTILMLESTSPSTPRLQYRSLTSPKEVTEYETTV